From the genome of Halobacteriovorax marinus SJ:
TGTGTCAGTAGATCTTTGTGTCCAGTTACATTACTTACGAGAACTTTTCTATTTGAAGATATTGCCTCTAATAAAGAGTAAGGTAAGCCTTCACCCTTTGAAGCACTTACAAAAATCGATATTCGTTCTAAGAATTTAGGGATATCTTCTATTTTTCCAAGGAATTCAACATTCTTTGGGGCAATGCTATTCAGGTACTCCCATTCTTCACCATCTCCAGCAATCAATAACTTAAGGTGAGGAAGTTCTTCCATAAATTGGACCAGTTCTAAGTTATTTTTATGAGGGTCTAGTCTTGAGATCGTTCCTATCGTATTTGATGGGCCTAAAGGAATATTTTTAAATTTCGATGTATTTATCCCATTTGGAATAACGACAAGATCTCTTTCATTGGCAAGGTTTAAATTGATTGCATTTTTCATTTCACTATCTGAGACAGAGATAAACTTCTTTGTAAAAAACTTAAGTATAGACTCTATAAAGATAATGATTCTTTCTTTTAAGTTTTTTGGCCTGTGAACACCATGAAATGTGTGAATTACATCAAAACCGAAAGGGCTTAAGAGTCTCGAGTATATACCAGCGCCTCTACCATGGGAATGAATGGTGTTTATGTTATTTTCTTTACAGAAAATTAATAATTTGAAGAATGTATTGACTTGAAATTTTCTGTGAGGAAGTTTAAGAAAGCCTTTTGAATTTTTAATAAATAGTTTGCCATAAGGCTCTTCTAAGGGGGCTGCAATATACACATGACTTGTTTCTATATGAGTTACAAGGTCATAAAGGTGTTTAGGACCTCCTCCTGTATCAGATCTTGCAGAAATATATAATATATTCTTATTAATACGCATTCTTATTGATAAAGCCCTTTACAAATGTGAGTAAGAGAATTTTAAAGTCTAAAATCAGCGACCAATTTCTTATATAGTAAATGTCGCATTCAATTCTTTTTGAGAGATCTGTGTCTCCTCGCCAACCATTTACTTGCGCCCAGCCGGTGATACCAGCTTTCATTTTATGTCTAAGCATATAGTTTGGAATTTCATTTTTAAACTTCTCCACAAAGAATGTTCTCTCTGGTCTTGGTCCAACTAAAGACATATCACCTATTAATACATTCCAAAGTTGAGGTAGCTCATCTAAGCTCGTGGACCTAATAAATGAGCCAAATTTTGTTTTTCTAGGGTCTTCTTTCGATGACCAGGTTGTCTGATCTTCATTGTCATTAGCAACTCTCATTGATCTAAATTTCCACATATTAAACTTTCTTCCATTGATTCCAACTCTTTCTTGTCCATAAAAGATAGGGCCAGGGCTTGAAAGCTTAACCCCAATTGAGAGCATAAGCATGAAAGGGGAGATTATAAGAAGGCCCATGAGTGAAGCTAAAAAATCAAAAAGTCTCTTTAGAAAGAGTTCAAATGAAGAAAATGATGGCTGATTAAAGGTAAGAATTGGTATCCCTGCAAACTCTTCAATTTGATGCCCTACTAGAGAGAAAGAGAGATCAGGAAGAAGCTGAATTGGAACAATATCGTTATAATTCTTTTGTAGAAACATTTTTTGCTTATCTATACTACTTGAATCGTAAGATAAGATAATACTATCTGGAGTTATATTTTTCGAATACTCATCATAGCTTTGAGTTATTTTTTCAACTTGTATGGATGTGTCACTAGGGGGATCAATCCATCCCATGAAAGATATTCCACTGTCTTTATATTTCTTTACAGCATGATAATAATTCTCAATATTTTTTCCGTCACCCACAAGTAATACATGTCTTAAGTTCTTTCCTTTTGCTCTTAGAGTTCTAAGAAAATTTCTAATCGTAATTCTTGTAACTAGTAATATTGTGGATGAAATTGAAAAATAAATTGCTAGGTGAATTCTAGAAAGTCTTTCAAACTTTAAAAAGTATAGGATAACGATAAGAGCAATAAAGCTAAAGAAGTTGGCTTTTAATGTATTGAGAATTTCAATAAAGCGTGATGAAAACCTTTGAGATTTATAGAGTTCGAACTTGTCAAAGAAGTATAGTGAAATAGGTATTAATATAAGTCCAACTTTAAAAAAATCTAAAAATAGTCCTTGTTGGCCATCTGGTATAAAATTGAATCTTACATAATAAGCTATAAGCCATGCAATGAGGATGATTGTTGAGTCTATAATTCTTTGCAAAAGTGCAAACGTCTTCTCGCTTTCTTTAAGCATGAGTTAAACCTTCATAAACCTAAGCTTAATTAGAGTGAAAATATAAGTCATGATGAACTTTGGTAGATTTCTCTTTGTTTCTCCAAACATGCGTTGCTTGAAGCTGAAGGGGATCTCTTTAATTTTAAGTCCCTTATTTTTCTTGAGTAATTTGTAGAGAACTTCTTCAACAATATCGAAGTTCTCACATTTAAGTGTAAGCTCTTTCAGCTTTTCACCATCGTAAAGTCTAAAGCTATTTGAAACATCCTTGCACTTTATATTTAGGACAAAAGCAAAGCCCCAATTTACAATTTTACTCATTAATATCAAAATAGGGCTATTTTCTGTGTGACCACCTTCCATGTATCTTGACGCAATGATGACATCAGAGCCGTCTTTTTCATGATAGAGTTTTTTAATAAACTCTGGATGGTGCGACCCGTCAGCATCCATAAAGATAATTTTCTTTCCATTGGCCATGGATATACCTGTTCGAATAGCTGCTCCATATGTATTACCACCAGTTCTATTGAAGTACTCAACCTTAGACTCAGCGCAAGCATTTGGAGTGCCGTCCATGGAAGCTTCTGTGTCTACAACTATGACTTCATAGCTTGATGTAATTTCTGAACAGACTTTTGTGATTCTTGGCAAAAGAAGTCTTAAATTCTCCTCTTCTAGGTACGCCGGGAGAATAACGCTTAAATCTTTAGTTAATTCCATTAAATTTCTCTTTTATGTAAGTATTCTCTTAAATATACACTATTATTTTGATAAATTAATCCCTAAATAAATTCGTAAATGACAAAGAGAGTTACTGAATGCGCAGTGAAATTATTGCTAAGTCACGTGAGTTCTTTAAAGAAGAACTAAATAAGAAGAAAATTATTCCTGGAGAAAGCTACATTCCTCCATCGGGAAAAGTAATGGATGAAGATGATATGGAGTACTTAATTGATGCTTCATTAGATATGTGGCTTACTGCTGGAAGGTATCATAAGCAATTTGAAAAAGAGTTTGCTAGCTTTATGGACCAGAGATTTAGCCTGCTTGTGAATTCTGGCTCCTCTGCCAATCTTGTAGCTTTTGCTGCGCTTACTTCTCCGAAGTTGGGCGATAGACAGATTAAGCCTGGCGATGAAGTTATCACTGTTGCAGCAGGGTTTCCTACTACTGTGAACCCTATAGTTCAGCATGGTTGTATTCCTGTCTTTGTTGATGTTGAGCTTGAAACATATGAGCTTGATATATCCCAACTTGATCTTGCTCTTTCTAAAAAAACAAAAGCTGTTATGGTTGCTCATACACTTGGAAATATGTTCGATGTAAAGTCAGTTAAAGAATTCTGCGATAAGCATGGTCTCTGGTTAATAGAAGATACGTGCGATGCTCTTGGGGCAAAGTTTGATGGAAAAATGGCCGGAACATATGGTGATATCGCTACAGTTTCATTTTATCCAGCTCACCATATGACAATGGGTGAAGGAGGGGCTGTTTTAACTTCAAACCCAAGACTTAAAAAAATTATAGAATCATTTAGAGACTGGGGAAGAGACTGTTGGTGTCCTCCTGGTGTAGATAATACATGTGGTAAGAGATTTACTTATCAGCTGGGTGAACTTCCTAAAGGCTTTGATCATAAATACACTTACTCTCATATTGGGTATAATTTAAAAGTTACTGATATGCAGGCAGCTGTTGGATTATCTCAATTAAAGAAAATCAAAAAGTTCATTAAGAAGAGAAACTCTAACTTTGATTACTTGAAATCTAAATTAGAAGGCCTTGAAGATAAGCTAATTCTTCCTAAAGCAACTGAAGGTTGTGAAGCCAGTTGGTTTGGCTTTCTAATTTCAGTAAAAGAGGGGAGTGGAGTCTCAAAGCAAGAGTTATGTGAGTTCCTAGAAGACAATAAGGTTGGAACGAGACAGCTTTTTGCTGGGAACTTAGTTAAGCAGCCTTTGTATGAAGGAGTTGAGAAAAGAGTTATCGGTGAGCTTCCAAATACTGATTATATTCTGAATAATTCTTTTTGGGTAGGCTGTTGGCCGGGGCTTAATGAAGAGCATTTAGACTATATTGCTGATAAAATAAGAGAGAAGATGTCGTGAAGTATCTTATTACAGGTGGTTGTGGATTCCTAGGCTCAAACCTTGCTGCAGAAGTATTAAAAAGAGGTGATGAACTAGTTATTTTTGATAACTTATACCGTCATGGAACTGAAAAAAATCTTGAATGGCTTAGGTCGCTTGGAGAATTTAAATTCTATAGAAACGATATAAGAAATAGAGATGATGTTCAGTTCTGTATTAAGTCAGAGAAGCCTGATGTGATTTTTCATGTTGCTGGACAAGTTGCGATGACGACATCTCTAGAGAGACCAAGATTTGACTTCGATATTAACGTAGGTGGAACATTCAACTTACTAGAGGCCGTAAGGGATCATTGCCCTAATGCTTCAATCGTTTACTCCTCTACAAACAAAGTCTACGGGGATTTAGAGCATTTAGAATATCACGAAAGTGATACTAGATACTCTATACCTAAATTTCCAAAGGGGCTACCTGAGTCGATTGGACTGGACTTTACTACACCATATGGATGTTCAAAAGGTGCAGCTGATCAGTATATGAAGGACTGGGCAAAGTGCTTTGGCCTAAAAACAGTTGTTTTTAGACATTCATCAATTTTTGGGGGAAGGCAGTTTTCTACATTTGATCAAGGCTGGATTGGTTGGTTTGTCTCTCGAGCAGTCGAAACACAACGTGGAAATTTAAAAGAGCCATTCACGATTCAAGGAAATGGAAAGCAAGTAAGAGATGTTCTTTTTTCTGAAGACATAGTGAAGTGCTATTGGGCTGCCGTGGAGAATATTGAGAAAACAAAAGGTCAGTCATTTAATATTGGTGGCGGTATGGATAATAGTTTATCTATATTGGAGCTCTTTGCTCATCTTGAGAATGAGATGGGAATAAAGCTTGATTACAAAGAATTAGCACCAAGAGAAAGTGATCAGAAAATGTTCGTTGCGGATATTGCTAAGGCAAAAGAGTATTTTGGATGGGAACCGAAAGTTAAGACAGCTGAAGGTTTGAGAAAAATGATTGAATGGGTAAAAACAATTTAAGGAGATATATATGAAAGTATTAATACTTGCTGGTGGTTATGGAACTAGAATTAGTGAAGAGACGGGAATTAGGCCAAAGCCAATGGTTGAAATAGGTGAAAAGCCAATTATTTGGCACATTATGAAACACTACTCTTCTTATGGCTTTAATGAATTTGTAATCCTTTGTGGTTATAAAGGTCATTGTATTAAAGAATATTTTGCAAATTACTTCGTTAGAGAGAGTTCAGTTACTTTTGACCTTGCTAATAACTCTATGGAAACAATTAGCAGCGACGGTGTTGAAAAATGGAAAGTAACGTGCTTAGACACAGGGGATGGAACATTAACTGGTGGAAGAATTAAGAGAGCTCAGGACTTTGTTGGAAATGAGCCATTTATGCTTACTTATGGTGATGGCGTTTCTAATGTCGACATAAAAGCATTGGTTGAAAGTCACAAATCATCTAATCGTTTATGTACCATGACTGCTGTCCAGCCAGCTGGTAGATTTGGTGCACTAGAGTTTGATTCTTCTGAACAACTTACGGCATTTAAAGAAAAGCCAAAAGGTGAAGGAGGATGGATTAATGGTGGCTTCTTTGTGTGTCAGCCTGAAGTCTTCAACTATATTACAGAAGGCGATAAAACGATTTTTGAGAGATCTCCTCTTGAAAACCTTGCAAGCTCTAATGAAGTTAACTGTTATAGACATAGCGGTTTTTGGAAGTGTATGGACACGCTTGCCGATAAAAACGCATTAACTGAGATGTGGTCATCTGGAGAGGCAAAGTGGAAAACTTGGTAAATCAAAACCTCTTTGGAGGAGTATATAAAGGAAAAAAGGTTTTTGTAACTGGGCATACTGGCTTTAAAGGTTCTTGGATGTGCTTTTGGCTAACGCAAATGGGAGCAGAAGTTTATGGTTATTCTTTGGAAGCACCAACAGTTCCTAATCATATTGAAAAGCTACAGTTAAATATTCAAGAAACTATAGGGGACATTCGAGATAAAGATTCTCTGGAGTCCGCGCTAAGTGGATTTCAACCAGATATTGTATTCCATATGGCAGCTCAGCCTTTAGTAAAACTATCTTATAAAGAACCAATTGAAACATTTGAAACAAATGTAATTGGGTCGATGAGAGTTTATGAAGCTTGTAGGAAAACTCCATCTGTAGAGTCGATTGTGACAATTACTACTGATAAAGTTTATGAAAATAATGAATGGGATTGGGGATATAGAGAGAACGATAAACTTGGTGGAAAAGACCCTTATTCTGCTTCTAAAGCTGCAATGGAAATTATGACTAACTCGTATAGAGAGTCATATTTTAATATAAATAAGTACGGCTCTGATCATAATGTTCTAATGGCCACTGTTCGAGCTGGTAATGTTATTGGTGGTGGAGATTGGGCATTAGATAGATTAATTCCTGATATTGTAAAGGCCTCTGTTGATGGAAACCCTGTTTCCATAAGAAGTCCATACTCTACGAGACCTTGGCAGCATGTTCTTGAACCTCTTTCAGGATATCTGATGATAGGGCAAAAGCTTATTGAGAAAGACAAATCTTTTGCTGATGCGTACAACTTTGGGCCATCTGTTACTGAGGATGTCAATGTTGAAGAAGTTGTTACTATTTTGCGTAAGTATTGGGAGACGATTGACTATAGAATTGAGAGACCGAAAGAGGTCTTACATGAAGCAGGTCTCTTAAAGCTCGACTGTACTAAAGCATATAGAAATTTACGATGGATTCCTGTCTGGAATGTAGAAGATGCTCTTAAAAATACAATTCTTTGGTATAAAGAATATTATGAAAATAATGAGATTAAGACAGAGCTCGACCTTAATAACTATATAGCATGTGCAAAAGAGAAGTCACTTGCTTGGACAAAGTAAGAGAGCTCTGGTTAGTGGTGGGACGGGCTTCCTCGGAAGTCATGTCTCGCGATTCTTACTAAGTATTGGCTTCTCTGTAACTATAATAATAAGAAAAAGCTCATCATTATCAAGGCTTGAAGATGTCTCAGATCAGCTATCTTATATTTTAATCGATGACTTAAATTCTATAGAGCCTTCATATGATTATTTCTTTCACCTTGCGACTTGCTATGGAAGAAATGGAGAAACTAATAGTGAGATGGAGGCCATTAATATTTCTTTTCCCATGATGGTAATCGAAAAACTTTCAGAAAACTGTGTTATTTATAACTTTGGAACCTCGCTGAGTTCAGATGTTAACTTTTATGCGAAATCAAAGAATAAGTTTTATTCAAAACTCACCTCTGAGTATTCTTCTAGAACTATTGTTAACTTAAAATTAGAGCACTTTTTTGGTCCTAAAGATGGAAGCTTTATCGAGTTTTTAGTTCGTTCTTTTCAGGAGAAGGTGAACTCTATCCGATTAACTAAGGGTGAGCAGATCAGAGATTTTATATACTATAAAGATGTCATATCTGCTTTGCACTACATCTTAAAATCCGATAATTCGGGAGATTACTCTATTGGTTCGGGAAGAGAAATTCTATTAAAAGATGTTGTAGTTAAGATTAAAGAGATCGTAGGGAATAGTGTGACTCAATTAAGGTGGGGAGATGTCCCATATCGAGAAAATGAAGTTATGTACTCAGTTGCAAATACAAAAAGATTAACGGATATAGGGTGGGCTGCAGAATTTAGTCTAGAGGAAGGAATACGTGATCTACTTAAAGAAAAATAAACTAATTGCTCTTTCAAGCCTACTTGTCGCATTTATATTTCTACCATTAATAGTGAATCTAAAGGGTGTGTTGTATAACTGCTTCCATGCTTATGACCTTGGTCTTTATCAACAGGCTTTCATCAATATGGCTGATGGCAATTGGAATCCTTATCTTACTATTCGCGGATTAAATATTTTTAATGACCACTTCATGCCGATTATATTTACATCCATTCCATTCGTCTGGATTTCAAACTATAGTCCATTTTCAATGATATTTTTAGAGTGGTTTTACTATATAACCTTTATCATTGTTACATTTCTTTATGTTAAACCAAGAGGATTGGGGAGAGCTCTATTTGCAGTGTTTATGATAGTCTTTTCAAAAGGCGTTATGAGTGCAATAGAATTTCCAATTCATCCAGGAACTTGGTCAATGTTTGCTTGGTTCTTACTTGTTTATGGTATTAATAAGAAAAATAACTACTATATTATTATTTGCTCAGTTCTCGTTTGCTTATTTAGAGAATCTTACCCTTTTTCTATTTTTATGCTCTCCTTGTACTATTTAGTAAAAAAAGAAGTAAAGCTAGGCAGTGTCTTACTATCTTTCAGTGTCATTTACTTACTCTTTATTTTTAAAATAAGACCGACCTTTATTGGACCTGTGCATGATTATGGTGGCTGGATCGTAGAGGGAATTTTAAGTAACCCTATCTTATTCACTTATCAAAAAATTATAAGTATCGATTGGATGGTTCCTTTAAAAATATTTGCACCTTTCATTATTCCTGTCATTTTGATAATAAAGTCGAAGCAAAGAAAATTAGATACCTTGTTCACTCCTTGTTTTCTAATGTTGATCCCTCTTTTTGCAATACATATTATTTCTGGGAAGTTTCATTTTCACTATGGCCCACCATTTATGTCTGTGTTAATTGCTTATCTTTGCTTTGATGATGATTTTTGGAAGTTAATTGAAAATAAGAAAGTTCTATATTTAACGATTTTTTTATTTTTAATAACTAGCTCTTCTCGTTATACAAAGTTTTTTAGATTCCTTGTGTTAGGAAAAGGTAAAAACTGTCGAGTAGTTGATGCAAAGTTAGATAGTACAAAACTAATTAAAAATAAGATGAAGAATATTTCCAATGATAAAATATTTTTATCTACAGGAGGAGTTATTCAGATGATTTTAAAGCCTGGTTTAAAAGTATACCCTCCATATACTTTAGTGACCTTGCCAGATAAATTTGATTACGTATTATTTGAAAAGAATAATCATGGGGATGTTTATCCAATGACTAAAGAAGAAGTTGATCTTGCAATAAAGAAGTGCCATGAATTCTCTAATAAAGTATTAATGAATGATGATTATTTCTACTTTGCAGAAGGAGATTTTCCCAAAGAGTGTGTGAGTGTTAAATAGACTGCAGAAATACTCTAAAGAGTTATTACTGATTTGTACATTCTTAATCTTTTATGGGCACTCAATAAACCTCTGGGGTTTTTTTCATGATGGATATCTATATGCCGCGCTTGGAAAGAATTTTCCTTGGGATAGTTGGTTAATACCATCTCAATCTGCTAGCCAGTTTCATGAATTCTCTCACCATCCACCACTTTTCTTTATATTAGAGGGAGTTTTTTTCAAGCTCTTTGGAAGTAGTTTTGCTGCAGCAAGAATATTTGGGTCATTGTGGGTACTTGCTTCAGCATTGATTACCTTTCACTTTATAAAGAAAAACTATAATAGCATTCTTGCATCCGTAAGTAGCATTCTTCTTTTAACTTTACCCAGTCTAATGAAAAAGTCTCGCTTTCCTAATATGGATCAAGCTTTACTTTTTTCTTATTTAACATGTCTTTTAATCTACTTTGAAGCCTATAGAAATCGATCTTCGAAGACTATGGCGTTGAGTGGATTATTTTGGGGGTTATCATTACTGATTAAAGGACTTTCTGGAGTACTTATATTGCCTCTCGTATTTATTCATCAGTTGATGGTAAGAAAATCACTAAGGTTTCTACTGGAAAGGGAAATTTGGGTGGCCTTTATTGTTGGTGGGCTTGTTTTTTCTTTGTGGCCAATATCGCTTTTTTCAATTGGGCGATTTGATATTTTCTTAAGCTATTTGGATTTTCAATTATTTTCGACTGCAATATCTGGCAGGGGAGAGACTGAGCTTAACTTCTTTCTGTACTTTTTTCACCTACTAAAATCAGCTCCACATATATGTTTTTTAACTCTTTTAAGTGTTTATCTCTTTGTTAAAGGAAGAATTAAGGAATTCAGAGAGTTTTATTTTTTTAATTTAGTATGCGTTGTAAGTTATTTGTTGATTTTGTCATGTATGAAATTCAAGTATTCGCATTATCTTATCCCAATTTACCCCTTTCTTTCTATTTTAGCAGGGTTCTCTGTCTACTCTTTAGTTGAAAAAAATCTAAAGAGGGTGACAATATCTTATGTCGCAATTCTTATTATTTCATTTGTCGTTTTATTCCCATTAGGTGTTACAAATAAGGTTAAGCGAGATAAGGAAGTATATGAAATCTCTAAATTATTTAAATCTCTTGAAAGGGTTCCAAGAAATTGGGTCATTGTAGATAATTCATATAGCTATTGGGCAATATCTGGATTGAGTTCCTACTTGTATGGAGCAAATCCTTATAATCTAAACTCTGATGAAGCACGAAAGAAAGCCCTTAGTTTATCAGATACGCTCTTTGTAACAAGAGGAAGTCTAATGAGTTCTGAATTGAAAAAGAGCTATAAACCACTTATGTCAGTGGAGTCAGATTTAAAATTCTGGGTGCCTAAAAAATCTTTAAAGCGAAAGATTGAGTAGAGCAAAATCATAAAGGCAATTAGATAGTAGTAGTTACAAAAAGCCTGCTTACCAAAAAGAAA
Proteins encoded in this window:
- a CDS encoding glycosyltransferase, with the protein product MELTKDLSVILPAYLEEENLRLLLPRITKVCSEITSSYEVIVVDTEASMDGTPNACAESKVEYFNRTGGNTYGAAIRTGISMANGKKIIFMDADGSHHPEFIKKLYHEKDGSDVIIASRYMEGGHTENSPILILMSKIVNWGFAFVLNIKCKDVSNSFRLYDGEKLKELTLKCENFDIVEEVLYKLLKKNKGLKIKEIPFSFKQRMFGETKRNLPKFIMTYIFTLIKLRFMKV
- the rfbH gene encoding lipopolysaccharide biosynthesis protein RfbH, producing the protein MRSEIIAKSREFFKEELNKKKIIPGESYIPPSGKVMDEDDMEYLIDASLDMWLTAGRYHKQFEKEFASFMDQRFSLLVNSGSSANLVAFAALTSPKLGDRQIKPGDEVITVAAGFPTTVNPIVQHGCIPVFVDVELETYELDISQLDLALSKKTKAVMVAHTLGNMFDVKSVKEFCDKHGLWLIEDTCDALGAKFDGKMAGTYGDIATVSFYPAHHMTMGEGGAVLTSNPRLKKIIESFRDWGRDCWCPPGVDNTCGKRFTYQLGELPKGFDHKYTYSHIGYNLKVTDMQAAVGLSQLKKIKKFIKKRNSNFDYLKSKLEGLEDKLILPKATEGCEASWFGFLISVKEGSGVSKQELCEFLEDNKVGTRQLFAGNLVKQPLYEGVEKRVIGELPNTDYILNNSFWVGCWPGLNEEHLDYIADKIREKMS
- a CDS encoding ArnT family glycosyltransferase, with the translated sequence MLNRLQKYSKELLLICTFLIFYGHSINLWGFFHDGYLYAALGKNFPWDSWLIPSQSASQFHEFSHHPPLFFILEGVFFKLFGSSFAAARIFGSLWVLASALITFHFIKKNYNSILASVSSILLLTLPSLMKKSRFPNMDQALLFSYLTCLLIYFEAYRNRSSKTMALSGLFWGLSLLIKGLSGVLILPLVFIHQLMVRKSLRFLLEREIWVAFIVGGLVFSLWPISLFSIGRFDIFLSYLDFQLFSTAISGRGETELNFFLYFFHLLKSAPHICFLTLLSVYLFVKGRIKEFREFYFFNLVCVVSYLLILSCMKFKYSHYLIPIYPFLSILAGFSVYSLVEKNLKRVTISYVAILIISFVVLFPLGVTNKVKRDKEVYEISKLFKSLERVPRNWVIVDNSYSYWAISGLSSYLYGANPYNLNSDEARKKALSLSDTLFVTRGSLMSSELKKSYKPLMSVESDLKFWVPKKSLKRKIE
- the rfbG gene encoding CDP-glucose 4,6-dehydratase — translated: MENLVNQNLFGGVYKGKKVFVTGHTGFKGSWMCFWLTQMGAEVYGYSLEAPTVPNHIEKLQLNIQETIGDIRDKDSLESALSGFQPDIVFHMAAQPLVKLSYKEPIETFETNVIGSMRVYEACRKTPSVESIVTITTDKVYENNEWDWGYRENDKLGGKDPYSASKAAMEIMTNSYRESYFNINKYGSDHNVLMATVRAGNVIGGGDWALDRLIPDIVKASVDGNPVSIRSPYSTRPWQHVLEPLSGYLMIGQKLIEKDKSFADAYNFGPSVTEDVNVEEVVTILRKYWETIDYRIERPKEVLHEAGLLKLDCTKAYRNLRWIPVWNVEDALKNTILWYKEYYENNEIKTELDLNNYIACAKEKSLAWTK
- a CDS encoding DUF2079 domain-containing protein, with the translated sequence MIYLKKNKLIALSSLLVAFIFLPLIVNLKGVLYNCFHAYDLGLYQQAFINMADGNWNPYLTIRGLNIFNDHFMPIIFTSIPFVWISNYSPFSMIFLEWFYYITFIIVTFLYVKPRGLGRALFAVFMIVFSKGVMSAIEFPIHPGTWSMFAWFLLVYGINKKNNYYIIICSVLVCLFRESYPFSIFMLSLYYLVKKEVKLGSVLLSFSVIYLLFIFKIRPTFIGPVHDYGGWIVEGILSNPILFTYQKIISIDWMVPLKIFAPFIIPVILIIKSKQRKLDTLFTPCFLMLIPLFAIHIISGKFHFHYGPPFMSVLIAYLCFDDDFWKLIENKKVLYLTIFLFLITSSSRYTKFFRFLVLGKGKNCRVVDAKLDSTKLIKNKMKNISNDKIFLSTGGVIQMILKPGLKVYPPYTLVTLPDKFDYVLFEKNNHGDVYPMTKEEVDLAIKKCHEFSNKVLMNDDYFYFAEGDFPKECVSVK
- a CDS encoding undecaprenyl-phosphate glucose phosphotransferase, with protein sequence MLKESEKTFALLQRIIDSTIILIAWLIAYYVRFNFIPDGQQGLFLDFFKVGLILIPISLYFFDKFELYKSQRFSSRFIEILNTLKANFFSFIALIVILYFLKFERLSRIHLAIYFSISSTILLVTRITIRNFLRTLRAKGKNLRHVLLVGDGKNIENYYHAVKKYKDSGISFMGWIDPPSDTSIQVEKITQSYDEYSKNITPDSIILSYDSSSIDKQKMFLQKNYNDIVPIQLLPDLSFSLVGHQIEEFAGIPILTFNQPSFSSFELFLKRLFDFLASLMGLLIISPFMLMLSIGVKLSSPGPIFYGQERVGINGRKFNMWKFRSMRVANDNEDQTTWSSKEDPRKTKFGSFIRSTSLDELPQLWNVLIGDMSLVGPRPERTFFVEKFKNEIPNYMLRHKMKAGITGWAQVNGWRGDTDLSKRIECDIYYIRNWSLILDFKILLLTFVKGFINKNAY
- a CDS encoding NAD-dependent epimerase/dehydratase family protein → MQKRSHLLGQSKRALVSGGTGFLGSHVSRFLLSIGFSVTIIIRKSSSLSRLEDVSDQLSYILIDDLNSIEPSYDYFFHLATCYGRNGETNSEMEAINISFPMMVIEKLSENCVIYNFGTSLSSDVNFYAKSKNKFYSKLTSEYSSRTIVNLKLEHFFGPKDGSFIEFLVRSFQEKVNSIRLTKGEQIRDFIYYKDVISALHYILKSDNSGDYSIGSGREILLKDVVVKIKEIVGNSVTQLRWGDVPYRENEVMYSVANTKRLTDIGWAAEFSLEEGIRDLLKEK
- a CDS encoding GDP-mannose 4,6-dehydratase is translated as MKYLITGGCGFLGSNLAAEVLKRGDELVIFDNLYRHGTEKNLEWLRSLGEFKFYRNDIRNRDDVQFCIKSEKPDVIFHVAGQVAMTTSLERPRFDFDINVGGTFNLLEAVRDHCPNASIVYSSTNKVYGDLEHLEYHESDTRYSIPKFPKGLPESIGLDFTTPYGCSKGAADQYMKDWAKCFGLKTVVFRHSSIFGGRQFSTFDQGWIGWFVSRAVETQRGNLKEPFTIQGNGKQVRDVLFSEDIVKCYWAAVENIEKTKGQSFNIGGGMDNSLSILELFAHLENEMGIKLDYKELAPRESDQKMFVADIAKAKEYFGWEPKVKTAEGLRKMIEWVKTI
- the rfbF gene encoding glucose-1-phosphate cytidylyltransferase, whose amino-acid sequence is MKVLILAGGYGTRISEETGIRPKPMVEIGEKPIIWHIMKHYSSYGFNEFVILCGYKGHCIKEYFANYFVRESSVTFDLANNSMETISSDGVEKWKVTCLDTGDGTLTGGRIKRAQDFVGNEPFMLTYGDGVSNVDIKALVESHKSSNRLCTMTAVQPAGRFGALEFDSSEQLTAFKEKPKGEGGWINGGFFVCQPEVFNYITEGDKTIFERSPLENLASSNEVNCYRHSGFWKCMDTLADKNALTEMWSSGEAKWKTW
- a CDS encoding glycosyltransferase — encoded protein: MRINKNILYISARSDTGGGPKHLYDLVTHIETSHVYIAAPLEEPYGKLFIKNSKGFLKLPHRKFQVNTFFKLLIFCKENNINTIHSHGRGAGIYSRLLSPFGFDVIHTFHGVHRPKNLKERIIIFIESILKFFTKKFISVSDSEMKNAINLNLANERDLVVIPNGINTSKFKNIPLGPSNTIGTISRLDPHKNNLELVQFMEELPHLKLLIAGDGEEWEYLNSIAPKNVEFLGKIEDIPKFLERISIFVSASKGEGLPYSLLEAISSNRKVLVSNVTGHKDLLTQDYLYELGNKSSFLNKINNARSAQFQNKYEIKNCILETVKVYNE